The Shewanella sp. NFH-SH190041 genome has a window encoding:
- the phoU gene encoding phosphate signaling complex protein PhoU: protein MGKLSMNKHISGQFTAELEDIRNRVLAMGGLVARQLEQALDALGSLDAELAQQVIQGDRQVNTLEVAIDEECTRIIAKRQPAASDLRLIIAISKTITDLERIGDSSVRIAKAAVEKRNQNQQPLLVSIESMGRHATRTLNATLDALARMDAAAALALHKQDAKLDKEYEGIIRQLMTYMMEDPRSIPGVLDVLWAARAVERVGDRCKNICEYIIYYVNGKDVRHSSYEDMARGVEPPRSEES from the coding sequence ATGGGAAAACTCAGTATGAACAAACATATTTCCGGTCAATTTACTGCTGAATTGGAAGACATCCGTAACCGGGTGCTGGCGATGGGCGGGCTGGTTGCGCGGCAACTAGAGCAGGCATTAGATGCGCTGGGGAGTTTGGATGCGGAGCTGGCGCAACAGGTGATCCAAGGTGATCGACAGGTCAATACCTTAGAGGTGGCCATTGATGAGGAATGTACCCGCATTATTGCTAAGCGACAGCCTGCCGCCAGTGATTTACGTTTGATTATTGCGATCAGTAAAACCATTACTGATTTGGAGCGTATTGGTGACTCCAGCGTACGAATTGCCAAAGCCGCGGTGGAAAAACGTAACCAGAATCAGCAGCCGTTATTGGTCAGTATTGAGAGTATGGGGCGTCATGCCACCCGCACTTTAAATGCGACCTTAGATGCATTGGCGCGGATGGATGCCGCTGCGGCATTGGCGCTACATAAGCAAGATGCCAAATTAGATAAGGAATATGAGGGGATTATCCGCCAGTTGATGACTTATATGATGGAAGATCCCCGCTCTATTCCCGGTGTGTTGGATGTGCTTTGGGCGGCACGAGCAGTAGAGCGGGTTGGCGACCGTTGTAAAAATATTTGTGAATACATTATCTATTACGTCAATGGTAAAGATGTGCGTCATAGCTCCTACGAGGATATGGCGCGGGGCGTTGAGCCACCACGCAGTGAGGAGTCGTGA
- the pstB gene encoding phosphate ABC transporter ATP-binding protein PstB: MTIHTSIQPKAPQASVIANGDPQAAILQINHLDLHYGTKQALFDISMAIQPREVTAFIGPSGCGKSTLLRCINRMNDLVDTCRVGGEILLHGQNIYDKRVDVAALRRNVGMVFQRPNPFPKSIYENVVYGLRLQGINNRRQLDEACERSLRCAAIWDEVKDRLHDNALGLSGGQQQRLVIARAIAIEPEVLLLDEPTSALDPISTLTIEELITELKSQYTVVIVTHNMQQAARVSDKTAFMYMGELVEYADTNTIFTTPAKRKTEDYITGRYG, from the coding sequence ATGACGATACACACTTCAATTCAGCCTAAAGCCCCTCAAGCCTCGGTGATTGCGAACGGGGATCCGCAAGCGGCTATTTTGCAGATCAATCATTTGGATTTGCATTACGGCACCAAGCAGGCGTTATTTGATATTTCTATGGCGATTCAGCCCCGGGAAGTGACTGCTTTTATCGGCCCCAGTGGTTGTGGTAAATCCACCTTATTACGCTGTATTAACCGGATGAATGATCTGGTGGATACCTGTCGGGTGGGAGGCGAGATTTTACTACATGGGCAGAATATTTATGACAAGCGGGTCGATGTGGCTGCGCTTAGGCGCAATGTCGGCATGGTATTTCAGCGCCCCAATCCCTTTCCTAAGTCTATTTATGAAAATGTGGTGTACGGGTTGCGGCTGCAGGGCATTAATAATCGCCGGCAGTTAGATGAAGCGTGTGAGCGCTCACTGCGATGCGCGGCGATATGGGATGAGGTGAAAGACCGGCTACATGATAATGCGCTGGGGTTATCCGGTGGTCAGCAGCAGCGTTTGGTGATTGCCCGAGCCATTGCTATTGAGCCGGAAGTCTTATTACTGGATGAGCCGACTTCAGCATTGGATCCCATTTCGACTCTGACGATTGAAGAGTTGATTACTGAGCTGAAAAGCCAATATACCGTAGTTATTGTGACCCATAATATGCAGCAGGCGGCGAGGGTGTCAGATAAAACTGCATTTATGTATATGGGGGAGCTGGTGGAATACGCCGATACCAACACTATTTTTACCACCCCAGCTAAGCGTAAAACCGAAGATTACATCACCGGACGTTACGGATGA
- the pstA gene encoding phosphate ABC transporter permease PstA, giving the protein MGNWYKSGAPWIWLTAGAVSISLIAVLGLLLLIAGRGLSYFWPSPVYEWQLQNKQGTSVLIGQLYDRETLSAARLADAGMVSDTADSAPQSLTRYLVKTGNRERVGLDFRWINGSDIISRTAPAALAQIERSKNGNFYGYPVALVLDGKTISLAKDKAHTLAPDSAEPEHALSAKSTTTSLSRQAFRHAVAQQVARAVSLNQQAQRLQQQDIGAINYQLEQLRLQQRRDELNGHLSEERLAELEVTKEQLNSRYQLLEQQFFSLRQAAGQDKLIVRDMLGDNVSLPLSQVLAVTYPNTLSWLEKLKLWGKGMLGFVTDDPREANTEGGVFPAIFGTVFMVLLMAVIVTPFGVIAAIYLHEYAGNGPITRMIRIAVINLAGVPSIVYGVFGLGFFVYMLGGSLDQLFYPEALPSPTFGSPGVLWSALTLAILTLPVVIVSTEEGLSRIPSAVRHGSLALGATKAETLWRIVIPMASPAIMTGLILAVARAAGEVAPLMLVGVVKLAPTLPVDLNFPFVHLERKFMHLGFHIYDVGFQSPNVEAARPLVYATSFLLVSVIVALNLTAITVRNHLREKYRALEH; this is encoded by the coding sequence ATGGGAAATTGGTATAAATCCGGCGCACCCTGGATTTGGCTGACAGCCGGGGCGGTCAGTATCAGTTTGATCGCGGTATTGGGGCTTTTGCTGCTGATCGCCGGGCGGGGCTTGAGTTATTTCTGGCCATCTCCTGTGTATGAGTGGCAACTGCAAAACAAGCAGGGGACGTCGGTACTGATTGGTCAGCTTTATGATCGAGAAACGCTTTCTGCCGCCAGATTGGCCGATGCCGGTATGGTCTCTGATACGGCTGACTCAGCACCGCAAAGTCTGACGCGTTATCTGGTTAAAACCGGTAACCGTGAACGGGTCGGACTGGATTTTCGCTGGATCAACGGCAGCGATATTATTAGCCGCACAGCGCCCGCGGCATTAGCGCAGATTGAGCGCAGTAAAAACGGTAATTTTTATGGCTATCCCGTCGCCTTGGTTTTGGACGGCAAAACCATTTCGTTGGCGAAGGACAAAGCGCATACGCTAGCGCCAGATAGTGCCGAGCCTGAGCATGCCCTGTCTGCTAAGTCGACGACTACCTCATTGTCCCGTCAGGCGTTTCGCCATGCTGTGGCGCAGCAGGTTGCGCGGGCAGTGAGTTTGAACCAGCAGGCGCAGAGATTACAGCAGCAAGATATCGGTGCCATTAATTATCAACTGGAGCAGCTGAGGTTGCAGCAGCGCCGGGATGAGCTTAATGGCCACTTGAGCGAGGAGCGATTAGCGGAGCTGGAAGTAACCAAGGAGCAACTTAACAGTCGGTATCAGCTACTAGAACAGCAATTTTTTTCCCTGCGCCAGGCCGCCGGGCAAGATAAGTTGATTGTCCGGGATATGCTGGGAGATAACGTCAGTTTGCCGTTATCACAGGTGTTAGCGGTAACTTACCCCAATACATTGAGTTGGTTGGAAAAATTGAAGTTATGGGGCAAGGGAATGCTGGGGTTTGTCACAGATGATCCCCGAGAAGCCAATACGGAGGGCGGGGTCTTTCCGGCAATTTTTGGCACTGTGTTTATGGTGCTGTTGATGGCGGTGATTGTCACCCCCTTTGGCGTGATTGCCGCGATTTATCTGCATGAATACGCAGGAAATGGCCCCATCACCCGGATGATCCGCATTGCGGTAATTAATTTGGCCGGGGTGCCGTCAATTGTGTATGGGGTATTTGGATTGGGCTTTTTTGTCTATATGTTGGGGGGCTCGCTGGATCAGCTGTTTTACCCTGAGGCGTTGCCCAGCCCAACATTTGGCTCTCCCGGCGTGTTGTGGTCAGCATTAACATTAGCGATTTTAACTTTACCTGTGGTGATCGTATCCACTGAAGAGGGGCTGAGTCGTATCCCCAGTGCTGTGCGACATGGCAGTTTGGCGCTGGGAGCAACCAAAGCAGAAACCCTGTGGCGAATAGTGATCCCCATGGCCAGTCCCGCGATTATGACCGGATTGATCTTAGCGGTAGCGCGGGCTGCCGGTGAAGTTGCGCCGCTAATGTTAGTCGGCGTGGTGAAATTAGCGCCGACCTTACCGGTGGATCTGAATTTTCCCTTTGTCCATCTTGAGCGTAAATTTATGCACTTGGGATTTCATATCTACGATGTTGGTTTTCAGAGCCCCAATGTGGAGGCGGCAAGACCACTGGTTTATGCCACGTCGTTTTTACTGGTCAGTGTCATTGTGGCGCTGAATCTAACTGCCATTACGGTCCGTAACCATTTGCGTGAGAAATACCGCGCATTGGAACATTAA
- a CDS encoding ABC transporter permease subunit, whose product MVGSKRSVKGQQGQSRVQQSKQANHAILRADNRTSRRTFIDKATAVGVTLGGSMVFIALLLIFFYLLYVVKPIFAGAELTPAATIPLAASQRAPLMLGMDEQNEIVFRVSVQGQVSFYRVLDGQLLAKISVPLPEQVKVTAAAVASDSEQLFVLGLSNGTVLPVKVAFATSYPDNVRLITPTLRYPLGSTPLVLQAGTLPSSAARAEQEPESSRVSKTASMTTSSTEETSPQPNVAKSALSNHISRQAVTTLAVGYQSDRVTLAYQDALGHWQLTRLVGEENMMTETISWHSEHSVITDAPAGVSQALMTPDQQQLLLRSHNRVFIYDIRRAKASLLQVLDLSRDSSPVTGMALLAGASSILLTHQSGEVGQYFQVPQPNGRLYQHIRDFNAGGAVAALATEFYRKSFATLTQTGALTLHYTTSERQLLHRQLKLGQADAMAFSPRASALVVESGTQLQVFAVENAHPEVSLSALWQKVWYEGYPQPQYVWQSTSGSDDFEAKLSLMPLVFGTMKAALYAMLFAVPLAIAGAVYTAYFMSSKVRALVKPTIEIMEALPTVILGFLAGLWLAPLVEENLPGIVLLLLMLPLTVVLTALGWYVLPGRFKRLLPQEYRELMLLPILCLVGWGCFSFSPVLELWLFAGDSRRFITNELGITFDQRNALVVGIAMGFAVIPTIFSIAEDAVFSVPRQLANGSLALGATQWQTLTRVVLLTASPGIFSAVMMGLGRAVGETMIVLMATGNTPIMQWSVFEGMRTLAANIAVEMPESAIGSTHYRVLFLAAFVLFIFTFVFNTLAEVVRQRLRARYSAL is encoded by the coding sequence ATGGTAGGGAGCAAGCGCAGCGTGAAAGGGCAACAAGGGCAGAGCAGAGTGCAACAGTCAAAACAGGCGAATCATGCCATTTTACGGGCGGATAACCGTACCAGTCGGCGCACATTTATCGATAAAGCGACTGCTGTCGGCGTCACCTTGGGCGGAAGCATGGTGTTTATTGCGCTGCTACTGATTTTTTTCTATCTGCTGTATGTGGTTAAACCCATTTTTGCTGGCGCTGAGTTAACCCCGGCAGCCACCATTCCATTGGCTGCGTCCCAGCGCGCTCCGCTGATGTTGGGAATGGATGAGCAAAATGAGATAGTGTTTCGGGTCAGTGTTCAGGGGCAAGTCAGTTTTTACCGGGTGTTGGATGGCCAGTTACTGGCAAAAATCAGCGTACCTTTACCTGAGCAGGTTAAGGTGACTGCGGCTGCGGTAGCATCTGACTCTGAGCAGCTGTTTGTTCTGGGACTAAGTAATGGCACTGTGCTGCCAGTTAAGGTCGCGTTTGCAACTTCCTATCCAGATAATGTTCGCTTAATTACCCCTACGTTACGTTATCCGCTGGGCAGTACCCCGCTGGTATTGCAGGCTGGCACGCTACCGTCATCGGCCGCTAGGGCTGAGCAAGAGCCCGAATCAAGTCGTGTCTCAAAGACGGCATCAATGACGACATCCTCCACGGAAGAGACTTCCCCTCAACCCAATGTGGCCAAGTCTGCATTATCAAATCATATAAGCCGCCAAGCCGTGACCACTTTGGCGGTTGGCTATCAGTCCGATCGGGTGACGCTGGCATATCAAGATGCCCTTGGCCATTGGCAGCTGACGCGTTTGGTCGGGGAAGAAAATATGATGACTGAAACCATTAGCTGGCACAGTGAGCATAGCGTGATAACGGATGCGCCTGCCGGCGTCAGTCAGGCCTTAATGACCCCAGATCAGCAGCAGTTGCTATTGCGCAGTCATAATCGGGTGTTTATTTATGATATTCGTCGCGCGAAAGCATCACTGCTGCAAGTGCTGGATTTAAGTCGGGATAGCTCCCCGGTAACGGGAATGGCGCTGTTGGCTGGCGCAAGCTCAATTTTACTTACCCATCAATCTGGTGAGGTGGGGCAATATTTTCAGGTGCCTCAGCCCAATGGCCGACTGTATCAGCATATTCGTGACTTTAATGCTGGTGGTGCAGTCGCTGCACTTGCCACTGAATTTTACCGCAAAAGTTTTGCCACGCTGACCCAAACCGGGGCATTGACCTTGCATTACACCACCAGTGAGCGGCAGTTATTGCATCGCCAGCTTAAGCTTGGCCAAGCCGATGCCATGGCCTTTAGTCCCAGAGCCAGTGCTCTTGTGGTGGAAAGTGGCACTCAGTTGCAGGTGTTTGCTGTCGAAAATGCACATCCAGAGGTGTCTTTATCTGCACTATGGCAGAAAGTCTGGTATGAGGGATATCCTCAGCCACAGTACGTATGGCAGTCCACTTCAGGCTCCGATGATTTTGAAGCCAAACTTAGCCTGATGCCCCTGGTGTTTGGCACCATGAAAGCCGCTTTATACGCCATGCTATTTGCCGTGCCGTTGGCCATTGCGGGCGCGGTATACACGGCCTACTTTATGTCGTCAAAGGTTCGGGCTCTGGTTAAACCCACCATTGAAATTATGGAAGCCTTACCCACGGTGATCTTGGGCTTTTTGGCCGGATTATGGTTAGCCCCTTTAGTGGAAGAAAATCTGCCCGGCATTGTGCTATTGCTGTTGATGTTGCCATTGACTGTGGTGCTAACGGCCTTGGGATGGTACGTCTTACCGGGGCGGTTTAAACGTTTGTTACCCCAGGAATATCGAGAGTTGATGCTGCTACCAATATTGTGTTTGGTGGGCTGGGGCTGTTTTAGTTTTAGCCCGGTATTGGAACTGTGGTTATTTGCCGGGGATAGTCGTCGCTTTATTACCAATGAGCTGGGGATCACTTTTGATCAACGTAACGCGCTGGTGGTGGGTATTGCCATGGGCTTTGCTGTGATCCCAACTATCTTCTCTATCGCTGAAGATGCGGTATTTTCGGTGCCGCGGCAGCTGGCCAACGGCTCACTGGCGCTGGGGGCAACCCAGTGGCAGACCTTAACCCGTGTGGTGTTGTTGACCGCTAGCCCCGGGATTTTCTCTGCGGTGATGATGGGGTTAGGTCGGGCGGTAGGTGAGACCATGATTGTGCTGATGGCCACAGGGAATACCCCCATTATGCAGTGGAGCGTATTTGAAGGTATGCGCACGTTAGCGGCCAATATTGCGGTAGAAATGCCGGAGTCGGCGATTGGCAGTACCCATTATCGCGTGCTGTTTCTTGCCGCCTTTGTGCTGTTTATTTTCACCTTTGTGTTTAACACCCTGGCTGAAGTGGTCAGGCAGCGACTGCGGGCTCGTTACAGTGCGCTGTAA
- a CDS encoding glycine cleavage system protein R, which yields MLRHLITLQAPDRTGLVEQLAHAISRHGGSWLDSEMRHIDGVFAAIIVVQSPAQQWDALLEQLECIDGLTLTCAELGAKADIAYHCQYQLVAYDRTGLVLDISNRITQLGINIEHFSSQFESAGHTGIPLFRANMTLGLPAAALEEELHHALYGIGDDVVLDKMPDNGDPT from the coding sequence ATGCTGCGACACCTGATAACGCTTCAGGCACCAGACCGAACCGGGCTGGTTGAACAGTTAGCCCATGCCATTAGTCGCCACGGCGGCAGTTGGCTGGATTCTGAAATGCGCCATATTGACGGTGTGTTTGCCGCCATTATTGTGGTTCAAAGCCCAGCACAACAGTGGGATGCCCTGCTAGAGCAATTGGAATGTATTGATGGACTGACGCTGACCTGCGCCGAGCTTGGTGCCAAGGCTGATATTGCCTACCACTGTCAGTATCAATTGGTCGCCTATGACCGCACCGGATTAGTGCTAGATATCTCAAACAGAATTACCCAATTGGGCATTAATATCGAGCACTTTAGCAGCCAATTTGAATCCGCCGGCCATACCGGGATCCCGCTGTTTCGGGCCAATATGACGCTGGGATTACCAGCTGCCGCATTAGAAGAAGAGCTACACCATGCCCTTTATGGTATCGGTGATGATGTGGTGTTGGATAAAATGCCAGATAACGGTGACCCCACCTGA
- a CDS encoding DUF2797 domain-containing protein, protein MQGTLSKMRSCLDEQQAVSYRLPVGEQELALNPLIGKSLTLVHTGNIYCCNCGKKTKKSYAQGHCFVCMQKLASCDMCIMKPETCHFSAGTCREPEWGERNCFVPHYVYLANTSGIKVGITRHTQIPTRWIDQGATQGLPIIKVANRRLSGLVEVELAKLIKDKTNWQAMLKSNAEDIDLKQQAKELLPHIEQRLAELIAAEGPDAITILSNDIQPIHYPVDVFPTKVKSFNLDKAPIVSGILMGIKGQYLIFDTGVINIRKYTGYEIAIES, encoded by the coding sequence ATGCAAGGAACCCTGTCAAAAATGCGCAGCTGTCTGGATGAGCAGCAAGCCGTCAGTTATCGTCTACCGGTGGGAGAGCAGGAATTAGCCTTAAATCCACTGATTGGCAAGTCATTGACACTTGTTCACACAGGCAATATCTACTGCTGTAACTGCGGAAAAAAAACCAAGAAAAGCTATGCACAGGGTCACTGTTTTGTGTGTATGCAGAAATTGGCCAGTTGCGATATGTGTATTATGAAACCGGAAACCTGTCATTTCAGTGCTGGTACCTGTCGGGAGCCTGAATGGGGAGAGCGTAACTGTTTTGTGCCCCACTATGTTTATCTGGCTAATACTTCAGGCATTAAGGTTGGTATCACCCGCCATACGCAAATCCCCACCCGTTGGATCGATCAAGGGGCAACCCAAGGCCTCCCCATTATTAAAGTGGCAAATCGCCGCTTGTCTGGCTTGGTTGAAGTTGAGTTGGCTAAGTTGATTAAAGATAAAACTAACTGGCAGGCAATGTTGAAAAGTAATGCTGAAGATATTGATCTAAAGCAGCAAGCTAAAGAGTTACTGCCACATATCGAACAAAGGTTAGCTGAGCTGATTGCCGCTGAAGGCCCGGATGCAATTACGATTCTGAGCAATGACATCCAACCCATCCACTACCCAGTGGACGTATTCCCGACCAAGGTGAAATCTTTCAATCTGGATAAAGCGCCCATAGTCAGTGGCATCCTTATGGGCATAAAAGGGCAATATTTAATATTTGATACCGGGGTCATCAATATCCGTAAATACACCGGCTATGAAATCGCCATTGAGAGTTAA
- a CDS encoding GSCFA domain-containing protein → MLNAHPYNTDKQGMFWRTAVAEINPETSTLSEIIPALPIQAHHKITSAGSCFAQYIGHWLQQHGYQYCQSKLLQHETASFALGNVYTPRALLQWLTFSDDELAQYSIYQHPVSQHFIDLLLPNLNPEGYYNKADLLDVRKAVIEEIKYQLSHSDCFIFTLGLIEAWQDTLGICYPSCPGVKQGEYNADIYTLKVFQFSDILSDLTQLIEIVTSINPTIKCVLTVSPVPLTATATEQHVLVANSYAKAVLRAVAGQFCEQHAQVSYFPSFDLITMPGLKDFRYQQNRRTISSAGVNFVMSHWGQALGLDADIIDAVNIEASCDEEFNDAVLQQQQASQQGHIGLTLIGDSHLGKLAKAFARIDYPHCGGMVMNGSGFAQHKFMLVPEADIMVPLENAHSRQLWQSITANLHLAESTSSEDTCCVVTNIGLQTHQTVAMFIQWMKTHRPERLAGIEMEDFIDYFNAEQQDQLTIVLRLKQAGHRVIMVSDTPFWQHFEQSRPMAEIMRAYVDAMEYVCNQLGLVYFNAIRQFDEDIDEPMQYASSVVYDGGEVDYFHGADCYYDWLAAQLLPLVRG, encoded by the coding sequence ATGCTGAACGCTCACCCTTATAATACCGATAAACAAGGGATGTTTTGGCGCACTGCGGTGGCCGAAATTAATCCAGAAACCAGTACGCTTTCAGAAATTATTCCTGCACTTCCAATACAAGCTCATCATAAAATAACCTCGGCGGGCTCCTGTTTTGCTCAGTATATTGGGCATTGGCTACAACAGCATGGTTATCAGTATTGTCAGAGTAAATTACTGCAACATGAAACGGCCAGTTTTGCTTTAGGTAATGTCTATACGCCAAGGGCGCTATTACAGTGGCTGACCTTTTCTGATGATGAGTTAGCGCAATACAGTATTTATCAGCACCCAGTATCACAGCATTTTATTGATTTATTGCTGCCTAATCTTAATCCTGAAGGCTATTACAATAAAGCCGATTTACTGGATGTAAGAAAAGCCGTGATTGAGGAGATTAAATATCAGCTTAGTCACAGTGACTGTTTTATTTTTACTTTAGGATTAATTGAGGCATGGCAAGATACATTGGGTATTTGTTATCCCAGTTGTCCCGGCGTTAAGCAAGGGGAATACAATGCGGATATTTATACTCTCAAGGTTTTTCAATTTTCTGACATCCTGTCTGATCTGACTCAATTAATTGAAATCGTCACCAGTATTAATCCAACCATAAAATGTGTTTTAACTGTCTCACCGGTGCCATTGACGGCCACAGCGACAGAGCAGCATGTGCTGGTGGCCAATAGTTATGCCAAAGCGGTACTTCGTGCGGTGGCCGGACAGTTTTGTGAGCAGCATGCGCAGGTGAGTTATTTTCCTTCATTTGATCTGATAACCATGCCGGGGTTAAAGGATTTTCGTTATCAGCAAAATCGCCGCACTATTTCATCTGCCGGGGTGAATTTTGTGATGAGCCATTGGGGGCAAGCGTTAGGACTGGACGCCGATATTATTGACGCTGTGAATATCGAAGCCAGTTGTGATGAAGAATTTAATGATGCGGTTTTACAACAACAGCAAGCGTCTCAGCAAGGGCATATTGGCTTGACGTTAATTGGTGACAGTCATTTGGGAAAGTTGGCCAAAGCCTTTGCGCGGATAGATTACCCCCATTGTGGTGGTATGGTAATGAATGGCTCTGGCTTTGCTCAGCATAAATTTATGCTGGTTCCTGAGGCTGATATTATGGTGCCGCTGGAGAACGCCCACTCCCGGCAGTTATGGCAGTCGATTACCGCTAATCTGCATTTAGCTGAATCAACCTCAAGTGAAGATACCTGCTGTGTTGTGACCAATATTGGCCTGCAGACACATCAAACCGTCGCCATGTTTATACAATGGATGAAAACGCATCGTCCGGAGCGGCTGGCCGGTATTGAAATGGAGGATTTCATCGACTATTTCAACGCAGAGCAGCAAGATCAGTTGACGATTGTACTGCGCTTGAAACAGGCAGGGCACCGAGTGATTATGGTGTCAGACACCCCATTTTGGCAGCATTTTGAACAATCTCGCCCGATGGCTGAGATTATGCGTGCTTATGTTGATGCGATGGAGTACGTCTGTAATCAATTGGGGTTGGTGTATTTTAATGCCATTCGGCAGTTTGATGAGGACATCGACGAGCCGATGCAATATGCCTCGTCTGTGGTGTATGACGGTGGCGAAGTCGATTATTTCCATGGCGCTGATTGTTATTACGATTGGTTGGCAGCGCAACTATTGCCTTTGGTTCGGGGGTAA
- a CDS encoding TerC family protein has protein sequence MEFLADPHLWIGLITLIILEIVLGIDNLVFVAILVKKLPPAQRDKARILGLSLALLLRLCLLTAVSWLVTLTTPLFSVGELSFSARDLILMGGGIFLLAKATMELHDRLEGEQQASAGRGVYASMGVIIVQILALDAVFSLDSIITAVGMVDNLAVMMMAVIIAMMIMLVASKSITEFVNEHPTVVVLCLSFLLMIGFSLVAEGLGFHIPKGYLYTAMGFSILTEGFNQLAKHNLEKQAERVPLRQRTTDAIVKLMGGRLELEDALPEGATDNRQEFAAEEREMVTGVLSLAERSVRTMMTPRNDVMWIDATADTARLKTQIRDCPHQLFPVCQGVVDELLGVVRSKDMLLAIEAGQSIAELAKQNPALVVPDTINAMRLLEGFRLNRTNLAVLADEFGDVQGIVTLHDLLESIVGEFPDVGEVPEMTVNDGGWIVKGSTALHDLEHRLEIAGLVEPEQEYVTVAGLLQCDCGGMPKIGDSFIHRGLKFEVLEADALRISKVRITRL, from the coding sequence ATGGAGTTCTTGGCAGATCCACATTTATGGATAGGTCTGATCACCCTGATTATTCTAGAAATTGTGCTGGGGATAGATAACCTGGTATTTGTTGCTATTCTGGTGAAAAAATTACCGCCAGCTCAACGGGATAAAGCCCGGATTTTGGGGCTGTCACTGGCACTGTTGCTACGGTTATGTCTGTTGACGGCTGTGTCTTGGTTGGTGACGCTGACTACTCCGCTATTCAGTGTGGGGGAATTGTCATTCTCTGCCCGGGATTTGATTTTAATGGGCGGGGGGATCTTCTTGCTGGCGAAAGCCACTATGGAACTGCATGACAGATTAGAAGGAGAGCAGCAGGCCAGCGCCGGGCGTGGCGTGTATGCCAGCATGGGGGTGATCATTGTCCAAATATTGGCATTAGATGCGGTATTTAGCTTGGACTCAATTATTACCGCTGTGGGTATGGTGGATAATCTGGCGGTAATGATGATGGCGGTGATCATTGCCATGATGATTATGCTGGTGGCGTCCAAGAGTATTACTGAATTTGTGAATGAGCACCCTACCGTCGTGGTGTTGTGTCTGAGTTTTCTGCTGATGATCGGCTTCTCTCTGGTGGCGGAGGGGCTGGGCTTCCATATCCCCAAAGGGTATCTCTATACCGCGATGGGCTTTTCGATTTTGACCGAGGGCTTTAATCAGCTAGCGAAACACAATTTGGAAAAGCAGGCCGAGCGGGTGCCACTGCGTCAGCGTACCACAGATGCCATTGTTAAGCTGATGGGGGGACGGCTGGAGCTGGAAGATGCCCTGCCAGAAGGCGCGACAGACAACCGCCAGGAGTTTGCGGCAGAAGAGCGGGAAATGGTCACTGGGGTGCTATCATTAGCTGAGCGCTCTGTGCGTACCATGATGACACCGCGTAATGATGTGATGTGGATTGATGCCACGGCAGATACGGCCAGATTAAAAACGCAGATCCGTGATTGTCCCCACCAGTTATTTCCTGTCTGTCAGGGCGTTGTCGATGAATTGCTCGGGGTGGTGCGCAGCAAAGATATGTTGCTAGCCATAGAAGCCGGGCAGAGTATTGCTGAGTTAGCGAAACAAAACCCAGCGCTGGTGGTGCCAGATACCATTAATGCCATGCGGTTACTGGAAGGCTTTAGGCTGAATCGCACTAATTTGGCGGTACTGGCAGATGAATTTGGCGATGTGCAGGGCATAGTCACATTACATGATCTTCTGGAGTCCATTGTCGGGGAATTTCCGGATGTCGGTGAAGTGCCAGAAATGACGGTTAATGATGGTGGCTGGATTGTGAAAGGCTCTACGGCTTTGCATGATCTGGAACACAGGTTAGAGATCGCAGGGCTGGTCGAGCCGGAGCAAGAATATGTTACCGTTGCCGGATTATTGCAGTGTGACTGTGGCGGCATGCCAAAAATCGGTGATAGTTTTATCCATCGGGGGCTGAAGTTTGAAGTGCTTGAGGCCGATGCATTGCGGATCAGTAAGGTGCGTATCACCCGCTTATAG